In Camelina sativa cultivar DH55 chromosome 16, Cs, whole genome shotgun sequence, a single window of DNA contains:
- the LOC104751778 gene encoding uncharacterized protein LOC104751778, producing the protein MNKVPEKVTVETQSQQKPSKMRWLAASRAFLQIPNPAIVKVFVLSSVATFTSGIALVIEWICHGKSHSGFGWIIYYALFLVCLPLLILIGLHILMAISSSSRSSKVQIVDTASSKEPCVVQQNQCTETNQRTEETEKNSCRSLAVVVASDNEKVPRIKRAVSFPSHGEVRSCRTR; encoded by the coding sequence ATGAACAAAGTGCCGGAGAAAGTCACAGTGGAAACCCAGTCGCAGCAAAAGCCATCAAAGATGCGTTGGCTCGCCGCCTCCAGAGCATTCTTGCAAATTCCAAATCCGGCGATTGTCAAAGTTTTCGTCCTAAGCAGCGTGGCTACGTTCACCTCAGGAATTGCCTTAGTCATTGAATGGATCTGTCACGGAAAGAGCCACAGCGGATTTGGGTGGATCATCTACTATGCGTTGTTCTTGGTGtgtcttcctcttctcatcTTGATCGGTCTTCATATCCTCATGGCGATCTCTTCTTCTAGCCGGAGCTCAAAAGTTCAGATTGTAGATACAGCTTCAAGCAAAGAGCCGTGCGTTGTGCAGCAGAACCAGTGTACCGAGACGAATCAACGAACTGAAGAAACGGAGAAAAACAGCTGCCGAAGTTTAGCCGTTGTGGTTGCTTCGGATAACGAGAAGGTGCCGAGGATAAAACGCGCCGTGTCATTCCCGTCGCATGGCGAAGTAAGATCATGTCGTACTCGTTAG